From the genome of Anopheles funestus chromosome 2RL, idAnoFuneDA-416_04, whole genome shotgun sequence:
TGCAATGttttctggctaccggaaaaattataacaagattttccagcgccaaacactcaagaaaagaaaacgtacAAATCTGCAAGACGATGGTTGTCGATAATGCAGTACTGTTAGCAGCATCCGTTGTTTGTATTACaagagtcagcagcatccgaCGACGAGTTTTCTTAATGGttcgttgttttgaaacatcgtcactgggcttaaaaaacttgcctttctcatctactttatcaaaacaataaatttaatgtttactATAATTATCTTtgattaatataattttatttcattcaagaTTATTTTCTCTCTATCGGTTTGATTataaacgtaaacaaaccttgcacgagaaaagttaaacatcCTTGAAATCGCGCCAAAAtctcataattttttttgttggcaatTTGAGCTActattgtcgcgttcgcaaacacgacaattgctaagcatgtagtgacggtgtgaaatatttcattcaagaTGTTTTCTCTTGGAGATGTTTTGTACGAAAGGAATGTTTTGAGGAATATTTCATAATAGTCtttgttaaagaaaatttttctttactaAATTCATCGTATTTTAATCTTTCCaaacatagaaaaaagaattatCAATATTCATCCAGAAATCAGTTTAGCTTGTCAAACGATTGCTGCATTGGAGCACTTGAACTTGGTATCATATACGGTTCAATAACGTGACACTCACACatcgaaaataaatatcaaaacaaaggCTCACTTTATGTGACTCATGAAATGATACAGAAAACaagtaatttaaagcaataaatttggAGCAATTAGATGAAGTTGCAGTAAATATATCAACGTAAATAAGTTTGGTACACATATCGCGAAGTATATTTGCTGAACACGTCCTGAAGGACATCTCATAAAGAAATTGCTGAAACATTAGTGCTGTGAGTAAATTGTGCGCACGGTTCAAAACAATTGAaccatttaaatgtttttacttGCAGCAAAGTGATAAACAACCCACCAAATCATTGCAACCGTGCTTTAATAATCAGCCAATAAGTTTGTGTTATCATAAGGGAAGTCTTCTGATATTGCAACATGTTCCCAGCGCTGGGTGTAATCGTattgattttaaaaacaagCCTAATAATGGCATATCGGCCAGTGTTCATCTATCATGGCATTCTCACCGGTGCTGATAGTATGAATCACTTGGTGGGCAGAATTCAGGAGGTATGTTGTATGTTCCGAGCTTGAACTTGTGGCtcgatatttataaaattactCTAATTACAGATGCATCCAGACACAGTGGTGTATAACTTCCAACGGTTCGGTGGCTGGTCAAGTTTGGAAAATGCATGGCATCAGGTGTTGGAAGCCCAAACTAATCTAAAAGTTATCTGTGATTTGCACCCAGAAGAGGGCATAAACATGATCGGCTATTCTCAAGGCGGACTTCTTGGACGGGCGGTACTACAAACATATCCGGATCATTGCGTTAAAACGTTCATCTCGCTAAGTTCCCCACAAGCTGGCCAATTTGGAGGCAAGTCGTTTCGCTTGGATTAACTATCTAGTCGTCCTTCGATATAACATCCTTTATcgaaataattctttttagatgactttttacatttaatatttCCCTCGTTGGTTGCTAAAACGGCCTACCAGCTATTCTACACCTACGTGGGACAACACACATCTGTCGCTAACTATTGGAACGATCCACACCACCAGGACCTGTTCGAGGAGTTCAGCATCTTTCTGCCATACGTTAACAATCGCATTTTGTCAgtaaattctacacaattccGTGACACGCTCGTGCGTCTAGATCGGCTGGTACTGATCGGTGGACCGGATGATGGTGTTATTACACCTTGGGAATCTAGTCATTTTAGCTTCTATAACCAAACGTACGCTGTGGTTCCGTTACACGAAAGTGAAATTTATACCGAGGATTTAATAGGACTGAAAACGCTGGAAGAAAGTGGCCGGCTCCACATCATTGTGCGGGAAAACGTACATCACTATCAGTGGCATCGTAAGAACGATGTGATTGATAGCGTTATTTTGCCTTATCTGGACTAGTTTAAACGCACTAATTATCGCAcgtgtttttaataatattaacgTTACCGGATTCTAGCGACTAAGTGCACTTTTAAGCAGTTGACACTTTGGGGGCAATACACATGATATTAAGTAGGTAGAATATGGATGAGAATCAAAGCTTTAAAGTTGCAATTAATTTAAGGCTGATATGTTCAATAGTTTAATAGAGCGAGACACATAACACGGTGCCACTAGTGATGTGATCTTCACATTTTCaggacaataaaataaataagttcaATTAATTTGTATCCAAGTGTAGTGCTTCCTTCATATTAATCTACTTATCACAAAGCGATTGCGAAAGGTATTTGTTATAACGAATAAACAATCGATTTCCTTCTTTCAAATGGGTCTTAACTTAAAAGAAAGATACCTTTCCAGTAGttattaaatgattttattcgttttcctTGCGCCGGACAGAATTTTCCTGAACGCAGATGCTCCCTCAAAGGGACAAAGATGATGTGTAAGTGTGTTAAACGTCCTTTTACAATACGAAGGCAATTGAAGTGAGTTCACCGTGTGGAACTGCTGGTTAATACGATACGGATGTGCAAAACAGATGAGAGCGTTTAATAAAGCAATGCAAATGATGAAACCATCCTTACTACGAGCGGCAAGGGGCCAGATAGAACAGTGCACAAAACGTGAAAGATGTATAAAATGAATGGAAACAAATGCACGAAGATTCCGACAATGATGAAATGTGCTTAGCAATATCCACGATCCGGAACACGACGGCGCGGTGCACTCTTTAAGATGTTGTCCACGCGCAGTATCATTTCCGCCGCTTCGGCAGCCGACATTACGACCTGTCGCTTCACGGCAAACGATTCCGTGATGCCGAGCTCCTTCATGCAGCCCACCTTACCGTTGTTCATGTCCAGTCCCATCGTGTGCTTACCCTGCGAATGAGCAGCCCGCAGTTCCGATACGAGCTGTGCCGAATCGTACCCAGCATTGTCTGCGATGATCGTCGGCAGCTGCATCAAGGCACGGCCAAAAGATTCGATAGCCATCGCTTCCTTTCCAGCAGTTTCGGCGGCCAATTTGAAGACGGCCGTAGCCATCAGCGTCTCGGAACAGCCGCCTCCATAAACAACGCGCGATTCCTTCACGGTAGCGGCCAGCACACAAAGCGCATCGTGTAGCGAACGTTCCGCTTCGTCGATGATCTGCTGTGTCGCACCACGGATGACCACTGTACAAGCTTCGCCCAGTGGGACACCCGAGAAGCGCAACAGTGTGTCTTCTCCGATCATGACCTGCTCGATCAGATCGCATTTGCCCAACTTCACCAGATCGGGATTATCGAAGGTGGACACAATTTCACCCCCGGTAACAAGGGCCAAACGTTCGATACCGTCGA
Proteins encoded in this window:
- the LOC125762538 gene encoding lysosomal thioesterase PPT2 homolog, with the protein product MFPALGVIVLILKTSLIMAYRPVFIYHGILTGADSMNHLVGRIQEMHPDTVVYNFQRFGGWSSLENAWHQVLEAQTNLKVICDLHPEEGINMIGYSQGGLLGRAVLQTYPDHCVKTFISLSSPQAGQFGDDFLHLIFPSLVAKTAYQLFYTYVGQHTSVANYWNDPHHQDLFEEFSIFLPYVNNRILSVNSTQFRDTLVRLDRLVLIGGPDDGVITPWESSHFSFYNQTYAVVPLHESEIYTEDLIGLKTLEESGRLHIIVRENVHHYQWHRKNDVIDSVILPYLD